One window of Elaeis guineensis isolate ETL-2024a chromosome 11, EG11, whole genome shotgun sequence genomic DNA carries:
- the LOC105054061 gene encoding GATA transcription factor 7, with the protein MTHQTPISSSSPLVSFNSPTTTTTNTTTSSSSLLCCPLQSRSHFDSTQGRRMEALKSSLRWEPSAPSGQQHHQGLLADDQPWAALERGNILGDGFSVDDLLDLGGFAEPEKETEEKPETAAGSTEADENSNSLLSSSSALSFQPRPPSDISLPMSPLPLMAHDVEELEWVSLIIDDSLSEFPPSCSDVVLPFPPPLPKPQAVSPPENLPAPLLSPTVCALSTEALVPVKAKRSKRSRSAGAGWSLSGLPPFTNSSASSSSTTTTTTSSSSSCCSSSSSFDSYLIYDPTGAGVYNLLDGNPLPLPPLPSKKQKTKKRGRKPKPPQAASAASGGGGERRCSHCGVQKTPQWRAGPLGAKTLCNACGVRYKSGRLLPEYRPACSPTFVTDVHSNSHRKVLEMRRKKEAELVAAAAPPVPSF; encoded by the exons ATGACCCACCAAACGcccatctcttcttcttcccctctcgTTTCTTTCAACtcccccaccaccaccaccacgaacaccaccacctcctcctcttctctccttTGTTGCCCTCTCCAATCCCGTTCTCATTTCGACTCCACTCAG GGTAGAAGAATGGAGGCGCTGAAGAGTAGTTTGAGGtgggagccgtcggccccctccgGCCAGCAGCACCACCAGGGCCTCCTGGCCGACGACCAGCCCTGGGCCGCCTTAGAGAGAGGCAACATCCTAGGGGATGGGTTCTCGGTGGACGACCTCCTTGACCTGGGAGGTTTCGCCGAGCCGGAAAAGGAAACAGAGGAGAAGCCGGAGACAGCAGCTGGGTCCACGGAAGCGGATGAGAACTCCAACTCCTTGTTGTCCTCCTCCTCCGCCCTGTCCTTCCAACCACGGCCGCCTTCGGATATTAGTCTTCCTATGAGTCCTCTGCCGTTAATG GCTCACGATGTGGAAGAGCTGGAATGGGTTTCGCTCATCATCGACGACTCCCTCTCGGAGTTCCCGCCGTCGTGCTCTGACGTCGTGCTGCCCTTCCCGCCGCCGCTCCCTAAGCCCCAGGCCGTGTCCCCGCCCGAGAACCTTCCAGCACCCTTGCTGAGCCCCACCGTCTGCGCCCTCTCCACCGAGGCCCTCGTCCCGGTCAAGGCCAAGCGCAGCAAACGCTCCCGCTCCGCCGGCGCCGGCTGGTCCCTCTCCGGCCTGCCCCCGTTCACCAactcctccgcctcctcctcctccaccaccaCTACCACCACCTCATCCTCGTCTTCCTGCTGCTCCTCGTCGTCGTCCTTCGATTCCTATCTCATCTACGACCCCACCGGCGCCGGCGTGTACAACCTCCTCGACGGTAACCCGCTTCCGCTACCGCCGCTGCCGTCCAAGAAGCAGAAAACTAAGAAGAGGGGCCGGAAGCCGAAGCCCCCGCAGGCTGCGTCCGCGGCCTCCGGCGGTGGCGGTGAGCGGCGGTGCAGCCACTGCGGGGTCCAGAAGACGCCGCAGTGGCGTGCGGGACCGCTGGGCGCGAAGACTCTCTGCAACGCCTGCGGCGTCCGGTACAAGTCCGGCCGCCTCCTGCCGGAGTACCGGCCGGCGTGCAGCCCCACCTTCGTCACAGACGTCCACTCCAACAGCCACCGCAAAGTCCTCGAGATGCGCCGCAAAAAGGAGGCCGAGCTCGTCGCCGCCGCCGCCCCGCCGGTCCCCTCCTTTTAA